The Kribbella jejuensis region AGCCGAACTGCACGACCAGGTCGTCCTCGGCGACCACGAACGACTGCACCCAACGGGCCGGGTGCCGGTCCCGGGCTGCCGCGCTCAAGAACTGCCTGGTGCCCGGCATGCACGTCCGGAACATCACAACCTTCGCCTGTTCGGATCACGACTCAACCTTTGCGGCTCGGTCGGGCATCACAAGTCTGACCGAGTTGAACGAGCTGGGGGTTGGGATGGATCCAGGACGCGACCACGAATTCGCCGAGTTCGTGGACGGGCGGTTCACCGCGCTGCAGCGGTTCGGGTATCTGCTGACCGGTGAATGGCATCTGGCCGAGGACCTGGTACAGACGTCGCTCACCAAAGTGTGGTTCCACCGGAACTCGCTGCGCAGCGGTACCGCACTGGAGAGCTACACCAGGACCGTGATGGTGAACACCAGCACCCAGTGGTGGCGCCGGAAGTGGCGCGGCGAGACGCCGACCGAGCAACTGCCCGAGCGCCATGCCAACGAGCAGTACGGCACCGTCGACGACCGGGATCTGTTGCTGCGGGCACTCAATTCGTTGCCCCGGCGTACCCGCGCGGCCTTGGTACTGCGGTACTTCGAGGATCTCCCCGAGGCCGAGATCGCCCAGATCATGGGCTGCTCGGTCGGCACCGTGAAGTCGAACGTCTCCCGCGGACTGGCGAAGCTCCGCGAACACGAACTGATCACCGCGATCCCCGCCACGGTCCA contains the following coding sequences:
- a CDS encoding SigE family RNA polymerase sigma factor; the encoded protein is MDPGRDHEFAEFVDGRFTALQRFGYLLTGEWHLAEDLVQTSLTKVWFHRNSLRSGTALESYTRTVMVNTSTQWWRRKWRGETPTEQLPERHANEQYGTVDDRDLLLRALNSLPRRTRAALVLRYFEDLPEAEIAQIMGCSVGTVKSNVSRGLAKLREHELITAIPATVQKEG